TTTACCGGAACCGTTACTACCGATAAAAGCTATTTTTTCCCCTTGATAACAAGAAAAATTAATATCATGTAATATAGGAATATTTAAAGAAAATAATTCTCCTTTGCCTAAAAAAAAATGTTTTAACCCTTGTGCTCGTTTTCTGGTGTCAATCCCTTCAACGCAACCATCCGTTATTTCTATAAATACATTTGAATGTTTAGGTAACATAATAACGCTAATTAGTATTAAATAGATTTATTAATCCATTCTAAAATAGATTTTTTTTCTGACGCGCCTATTTTAATATCGGCTTGTTTACCTTCTTTAAACAGGATCAGCGTCGGGATACTACGTATTCCGTATTTTGAAGGTGTTTCCGGATTCTCTTCAATATCCATTTTTAGAATTTTTACCTTACCCTGCAATTCTTGGCTTAATTGTTCTATTATCGGTGTTAGCATCTTACATGGACCGCACCATTCTGCCCAAAAATCAACCAATACCGGTAGATCGGATTTTAATACTTCTTCTTCAAAAGACTTGTCCGTTACGTTATTTGCCATAATTACCTTGATTTTTAAATTTTCGATATCGTTCTCGCACGTCCTTGTTGCATGGTTACCAGAATCGTCATGGCGAGCGACCGGAGGCTTTGTTGCCTGGCTCAAATTTTTGATGTCATTCCCGCGAAGGCGGGAATCCAGTCCTTGTCATGCTGAACTTGTTTCAGCATCTTTTTTTAGTAGATCCTGAAATAAATTCAGGATGACAGAAAAGTGTTTTTTCTAGATTCCCGCCTGCGCGGGAATGACATCTTTACCTAAACTCAAATTATAAGGCACCCTTTCATAGTTGTAAATAATGAAAATTTTTTATTTTGCATAGATAGTTTTTTTTTGATTATAATATATCTTCATTATTAAGGCCGCTGTTTCTTCTATTGATTTTGTCGATACGTCTATTACCGGCCAATTTTTCTGCTGACAAATTCTTTTAACTTCTAAACATTCTTCTTGAACTATTTTAAAATCCGTATAGTTAGTATTTTCATTAATTTGTAATAGATTCATTCGTGCCTCACGTATTTGAATAAGTCTATTAGGATTAATAACAAGTCCTACTACTAATTGCTCGGTAACTTTTTCCAAAAAATCAGGAAAAGGGCAGTTATAAACATAAGGGATATTTGCCGTTTTTAAGCCGTTATAAGCTAAATATACGGAAGTAGGGGTTTTTGAAGTTCTCGAGGGTCCTATTAAAATAACATCGGCCTCTGCTAGTTCGCTAAGCATTTGCCCGTCGTCATGCCTAATAGCGTAATCAATAGCATTAACCGTATCAAAATAGGTCTTATCGAATTTATATCTATAACTTTGTTCTTTTTCTATTTCTATTCCTGAAAATGCCGACACTTCTTTAATAATTTTACCTATTATCGAAATACACGGAATTTTTAGCTCATAACAAAATTTCATTAATGTTTTACGTAATTCTTGATCTGCAATAGTGTACAAAACCATACCGTGCTTGGAGTCAATTTTATTTAATACCTCTTTCAATAATTCTAGATTTCTAATCATCGGCCAATGATATAATTTTGGTCTAATAGTAGCAAATTGAGCAAGAGCAGAATTTGCTGCATATTTAGCAGTTTGTACGGAAGAGTCTGAAACAAGGTGAATAATCAGCTTTGTCATGGGTTGCATATGTTATTGTGGATAATTTTCTTAATAACTTCTTATTATTGTATTAATTTCCATCAAAATAAGCTCTAAACCCTTATTGGATAAAGCTTTTCAGTACTAATTTTTCTTTAGTGGTTAATTTGTGGATAAAATTGTGAATAAATACCCAAATGCTTTGTAAAATACAGTTCTCAAGAGGTATAAACAAATCTTACACTTAGTTATCCACTATATAGAAGCTACTGTAAATTTATGTGAATAATTATTATAATCACTAAATAACTTAAGGTAATTTGAAAAAGAATTTTGTTGATAACTATGTTGAAAAGAATTAATCTACATAATATCGTTCCCATATACAACTATAAAGAATATATTTAATATAGTTATTTAGTAGTAAC
This genomic window from Rickettsia endosymbiont of Ceutorhynchus obstrictus contains:
- the trxA gene encoding thioredoxin, producing MANNVTDKSFEEEVLKSDLPVLVDFWAEWCGPCKMLTPIIEQLSQELQGKVKILKMDIEENPETPSKYGIRSIPTLILFKEGKQADIKIGASEKKSILEWINKSI
- a CDS encoding pyruvate, water dikinase regulatory protein, encoding MTKLIIHLVSDSSVQTAKYAANSALAQFATIRPKLYHWPMIRNLELLKEVLNKIDSKHGMVLYTIADQELRKTLMKFCYELKIPCISIIGKIIKEVSAFSGIEIEKEQSYRYKFDKTYFDTVNAIDYAIRHDDGQMLSELAEADVILIGPSRTSKTPTSVYLAYNGLKTANIPYVYNCPFPDFLEKVTEQLVVGLVINPNRLIQIREARMNLLQINENTNYTDFKIVQEECLEVKRICQQKNWPVIDVSTKSIEETAALIMKIYYNQKKTIYAK